One genomic window of Accipiter gentilis unplaced genomic scaffold, bAccGen1.1, whole genome shotgun sequence includes the following:
- the LOC126037032 gene encoding electroneutral sodium bicarbonate exchanger 1-like isoform X1 — protein MHLEERKVLHLLKLGSRKAKSCRNTGEPVHRDRLETIEATYASCPDVKDGPMENGETRFTDGSSYVLNSNRHAGYAVTASQEESQYLRGEFQGPACGRDGPYTPDVFFWCCILFFATFALSSFLKKFKTSRYFPTRVRSTVSDFAAFLTIVIMVLLDFVVGIPLPKLQVPHAFKPTRDDRGWFINPIGPNPWWTVLAALVPALLCTILIFMDQQISAVIVNRKEHKLKKGCGYHLDLFVVAVMLRVCSVMGLPWFVAATVLSITHVNSLKVESDCSAPGEQPKLLGIREQRVTGLLIFVLMGCSVFLTSVLKFIPMPVLYGVFLYMGVSSLRGIQFFDRLKLFWMPAKHQPDFIYLRHVPLRKVHFFTAIQLTCLVLLWTIKVSRAAIIFPMMVLALVFVRKAMDFCFSKRELSSLDDLMPERKKKLDDARNEAGEEEEESRRAMEAAAAAASSVQLNVGKTSDVDIPKQSSDRTYPSEIVILDEMSQMTIWKALTLKTETL, from the exons atgcacctggaagagcgaaaagtgctccacctgttgaagttaggatcaaggaaggccaaaagctg caggaacacaggagaaccggtacatcgtgaccgtttggaaaccatcgaagcaacgtacgccagttgcccagacgtgaaagacggccccatggaaaacggggaaactcgcttcacagacggaagcagttacgtcctaaacagtaatcgacacgcgggatacgccgtcactgccagccaagag gaaagtcagtatttgcgtggggagtttcaaggacctgcctgtggacgcgacggcccctacacccctgatgtattcttctggtgctgcatcctcttcttcgccacctttgccctgtcaagcttcttgaagaagtttaaaaccagccgctactttccaaccaga gtacggtccacagtgagtgactttgctgctttcctcaccatcgtcatcatggtgctccttgactttgtggttgggatcccattgccgaagctccaggtcccccatgcgttcaag cctaccagagacgaccgcgggtggttcatcaaccccataggacccaacccttggtggacggtgttggctgcgctcgtcccagctctgctctgcaccatcttgatattcatggaccagcagatcagtgccgttattgtgaacaggaaggagcacaagctgaag aaaggatgcgggtaccacctggacctttttgtggtggccgtgatgctcagggtgtgctctgtgatggggctgccctggtttgtggctgcgaccgtcctgtccatcacccacgtgaatagcctcaaagtagagtctgactgctcagctccaggagaacaacccaagttgctggggatacgagagcagagagtcactggcttgctgatctttgtgctcatgggctgctccgtcttcctcacttctgtgttaaag tttataccaatgcctgtgctttatggcgtctttctctacatgggtgtgtcgtcgctcagaggaattcag ttctttgatcgcttgaagctgttttggatgccagcgaagcaccagccggatttcatctacctgcggcacgtgcccttgcgaaaggtgcatttcttcacggcgatccagctgacctgcctcgtcctgctctggaccatcaaggtgtcccgtgccgccatcatctttcccatgatg gttttggctctcgtatttgtccggaaagcgatggatttctgcttctcaaagcgagagctcagctctctggatgaccttatgccagaaaggaagaagaagttggacgatgccagaaatgaagctggagaagaagaagag gagtccaggagggccatggaagctgctgctgctgctgcaagttcagttcagctgaacgtggggaagaccagtgacgtggatatcccaaagcaaagcagtgacag gacttatccttctgagattgttatcctggatgaaatgtcacaaatgaccatatggaaggctctcactttgaagacagaaaccctttga
- the LOC126037032 gene encoding electroneutral sodium bicarbonate exchanger 1-like isoform X2 — MENGETRFTDGSSYVLNSNRHAGYAVTASQEESQYLRGEFQGPACGRDGPYTPDVFFWCCILFFATFALSSFLKKFKTSRYFPTRVRSTVSDFAAFLTIVIMVLLDFVVGIPLPKLQVPHAFKPTRDDRGWFINPIGPNPWWTVLAALVPALLCTILIFMDQQISAVIVNRKEHKLKKGCGYHLDLFVVAVMLRVCSVMGLPWFVAATVLSITHVNSLKVESDCSAPGEQPKLLGIREQRVTGLLIFVLMGCSVFLTSVLKFIPMPVLYGVFLYMGVSSLRGIQFFDRLKLFWMPAKHQPDFIYLRHVPLRKVHFFTAIQLTCLVLLWTIKVSRAAIIFPMMVLALVFVRKAMDFCFSKRELSSLDDLMPERKKKLDDARNEAGEEEEESRRAMEAAAAAASSVQLNVGKTSDVDIPKQSSDRTYPSEIVILDEMSQMTIWKALTLKTETL; from the exons atggaaaacggggaaactcgcttcacagacggaagcagttacgtcctaaacagtaatcgacacgcgggatacgccgtcactgccagccaagag gaaagtcagtatttgcgtggggagtttcaaggacctgcctgtggacgcgacggcccctacacccctgatgtattcttctggtgctgcatcctcttcttcgccacctttgccctgtcaagcttcttgaagaagtttaaaaccagccgctactttccaaccaga gtacggtccacagtgagtgactttgctgctttcctcaccatcgtcatcatggtgctccttgactttgtggttgggatcccattgccgaagctccaggtcccccatgcgttcaag cctaccagagacgaccgcgggtggttcatcaaccccataggacccaacccttggtggacggtgttggctgcgctcgtcccagctctgctctgcaccatcttgatattcatggaccagcagatcagtgccgttattgtgaacaggaaggagcacaagctgaag aaaggatgcgggtaccacctggacctttttgtggtggccgtgatgctcagggtgtgctctgtgatggggctgccctggtttgtggctgcgaccgtcctgtccatcacccacgtgaatagcctcaaagtagagtctgactgctcagctccaggagaacaacccaagttgctggggatacgagagcagagagtcactggcttgctgatctttgtgctcatgggctgctccgtcttcctcacttctgtgttaaag tttataccaatgcctgtgctttatggcgtctttctctacatgggtgtgtcgtcgctcagaggaattcag ttctttgatcgcttgaagctgttttggatgccagcgaagcaccagccggatttcatctacctgcggcacgtgcccttgcgaaaggtgcatttcttcacggcgatccagctgacctgcctcgtcctgctctggaccatcaaggtgtcccgtgccgccatcatctttcccatgatg gttttggctctcgtatttgtccggaaagcgatggatttctgcttctcaaagcgagagctcagctctctggatgaccttatgccagaaaggaagaagaagttggacgatgccagaaatgaagctggagaagaagaagag gagtccaggagggccatggaagctgctgctgctgctgcaagttcagttcagctgaacgtggggaagaccagtgacgtggatatcccaaagcaaagcagtgacag gacttatccttctgagattgttatcctggatgaaatgtcacaaatgaccatatggaaggctctcactttgaagacagaaaccctttga